The Tribolium castaneum strain GA2 chromosome 3, icTriCast1.1, whole genome shotgun sequence sequence AGAATGTTTTACTCCCTCCAATAACTTAAGAAAATGCCACATCCTAAAGAAAAAATCTTCGAAATAGACGAACACATCTCCAGACGTTTCGACATCCAGAAGCGTCTAGGAAAAGGCGCTTATGGTATCGTCTGGAAGGCCATAGACCGTAAAACCAAGGATGTCGTAGCCGTGAAGAAGATTTTCGACGCTTTTCGCAACCAAACCGACGCCCAGCGAACATTCCGTGAGATTATGTTCCTCCAATCGCTCAAAAACCACCCAAATATCGTCAAGCTGTTCAGCATCCACAGGTTAGCCACGACATAGTTACAGAACCGATTAATTGATTGATCAATACTTGTCTAACGAAATAATTGCACATACACATGCAATTGCAGGGCGGCCAATAACAGTGATATCTATCTCGGGTTTGAGTATATGGAAACTGATCTCCACAACGTTATCAAAAAGGGCATTTTGAAGGATGTCCACAAGAAATACGTAATGTATCAACTCCTCAAAGCAGTGAAATATATTCATTCGGGGAATGTGATTCACAGAGATCTCAAGCCGAGTAACATTCTTTTAGACGTCATGTGCAGGTTGGTACCACTTTgagttttttctgttttttttttagcttttctactttttttttgtattatcaatatttctttatttatttctggaCGAAACAGTAAAATAACTATTCCAGATGCAAAATAGCTGACTTCGGCCTGGCCCGCTCTTTATACCAAGGTTCGGACAGTTTGAACGAAACCGATCCAACTCTGACCGATTACGTGGCAACAAGGTGGTACCGTGCTCCTGAAATTTTAATAGCAAATCGGAGGTACACCAAGGGTATAGACATGTGGAGTCTTGGATGCATCCTGGGGGAGATAACTGCAGGAAAACCGCTCTTCCCCGGCTCTTCAACAGTGAACCAAGTCGAGAAAATCATGGCTAGTATACCAACACCATCGCAAGAAGGTTTAACCAAGTCGTGGTGTGGTGCCTTTTATAACAACTGTTTCAGATATTAGTCAAGTTTGTGTGTCGGGGGTTGGTATTTCAATG is a genomic window containing:
- the Erk7 gene encoding mitogen-activated protein kinase 15 gives rise to the protein MPHPKEKIFEIDEHISRRFDIQKRLGKGAYGIVWKAIDRKTKDVVAVKKIFDAFRNQTDAQRTFREIMFLQSLKNHPNIVKLFSIHRAANNSDIYLGFEYMETDLHNVIKKGILKDVHKKYVMYQLLKAVKYIHSGNVIHRDLKPSNILLDVMCRCKIADFGLARSLYQGSDSLNETDPTLTDYVATRWYRAPEILIANRRYTKGIDMWSLGCILGEITAGKPLFPGSSTVNQVEKIMASIPTPSQEDISQVCVSGVGISMIKNAASSEKVPLITLLGKNACRSSISLINKLLVFNPNKRLTAEEALEHDYVSQFRNPDEEIVLPHDIVIPFNDDVRLSVEDYRNKLYEIMSTHHVRNNKSSCHKIKPFTTELPTRITKSYVKSVLNNKEPKSTGTQSEPKINYHAKSNNHVVTVIKSDSKVITKQNIQFPKNLNCSRVQVHDKNTRENGRKRFSNVRSDFTTYNNYNQSHGIITQSTLMELKASGMR